One window from the genome of Acidihalobacter ferrooxydans encodes:
- a CDS encoding NAD-dependent epimerase/dehydratase family protein, with the protein METTLIVGCGYLGRHVAATLQQTERPILALTGHCDSATALQARGYTAYPVDLDKPCTAPLPDQPYRVLYLVPPNPTQDTDLRLQNYLDALTQHLPTRFVYASSSAVYGDRKGAWVNEDTPVSAHSATAARRIDAENRLRSWSAEQGVSHVVLRIAGIYGPGRLPLARLRNARPAVREEEAGWSNRIHIDDLTRICIAALDHPSPRALYNVADGTPTSSTAFLQAVARHCGICPLPLVSRVEALRVATPGQARFLRESRRLDTTRLRQDLAPQLIHPNINEALQPVS; encoded by the coding sequence ATGGAAACTACGCTGATTGTCGGCTGCGGCTATCTGGGACGACATGTCGCCGCTACATTGCAGCAGACCGAGCGGCCGATCCTTGCGCTGACCGGTCATTGCGATTCCGCCACAGCGCTGCAGGCGCGGGGTTACACTGCATATCCAGTCGATCTGGACAAGCCCTGTACCGCCCCCTTGCCGGATCAACCCTACCGTGTTCTCTATCTCGTGCCGCCAAACCCGACCCAGGACACAGACCTTCGCCTTCAGAATTATCTCGACGCGTTGACGCAACACTTACCCACACGTTTTGTCTACGCCAGCAGCAGCGCGGTTTACGGTGATCGCAAGGGCGCCTGGGTCAACGAAGACACGCCGGTGAGCGCGCATAGCGCAACTGCCGCACGGCGCATCGACGCCGAAAACCGCCTCCGCTCATGGTCTGCTGAGCAGGGGGTTTCGCATGTCGTGCTGCGCATTGCAGGCATCTACGGACCGGGACGACTGCCACTCGCGCGCCTGCGCAACGCACGCCCAGCCGTACGCGAAGAAGAAGCTGGCTGGAGCAACCGGATACATATCGACGATTTGACGCGCATCTGTATCGCGGCGCTAGATCATCCATCACCGCGAGCGCTGTATAACGTGGCGGACGGCACACCCACCAGCAGCACCGCGTTTCTGCAGGCTGTCGCACGACACTGCGGCATCTGTCCGTTACCGCTCGTCTCTCGCGTCGAAGCGTTGCGCGTCGCAACGCCCGGCCAGGCCCGCTTTCTACGTGAGTCACGCCGCCTGGATACAACCCGCTTGCGCCAGGATCTTGCCCCGCAACTGATTCACCCAAACATCAACGAGGCTTTACAACCCGTTTCCTAG
- a CDS encoding CDP-6-deoxy-delta-3,4-glucoseen reductase translates to MSFTVTILPSGHQMEVEDDESVLDAALRQGYALPYGCRNGGCGSCMGKLITGEVDYGPMRPRALSEEDEAAGKALFCQAYAMTDLEIEVPEIGAVKDIVVKTLPARVVEMNRLNHDVMELRLKLPAIERLQFLAGQYIDILLRDGRRRSFSLANPPHRDETLELHVRHVPGGSFTTQVFETMKPKALVRIEGPLGTFFLREDSDRPILMMAGGTGFAPLQGMLEHVFAQAIDRPIHLYWGTRSREDLYRDEQVRAWCAEHTQLRYTPVLSEALDDTTWEGERGWVHETLLRDYPDLSAHDVYMSGPPPMIAAARPLFLAHGLPETQLFFDSFEFAEDAVE, encoded by the coding sequence ATGAGTTTTACCGTGACGATATTGCCTAGCGGCCATCAAATGGAAGTCGAGGACGACGAAAGTGTGCTCGATGCGGCTTTGCGCCAGGGCTACGCGCTCCCCTACGGCTGCCGCAACGGTGGTTGCGGCAGTTGCATGGGTAAGTTGATCACGGGGGAGGTCGATTATGGGCCGATGCGTCCGCGTGCGCTGAGCGAAGAAGACGAAGCCGCGGGCAAGGCCTTGTTTTGTCAGGCCTACGCCATGACCGATCTGGAGATCGAAGTTCCTGAAATCGGGGCGGTGAAGGACATCGTGGTGAAAACCCTGCCGGCGCGGGTCGTCGAGATGAATCGACTCAATCACGATGTCATGGAGCTGCGGCTCAAACTTCCTGCGATCGAGCGTCTGCAGTTTCTGGCCGGCCAGTACATTGATATTTTGCTTCGCGACGGGCGGCGGCGGAGTTTTTCACTGGCCAATCCGCCGCACCGGGATGAAACACTGGAACTGCATGTGCGTCATGTGCCGGGCGGCAGTTTTACTACGCAGGTGTTCGAGACCATGAAACCCAAGGCACTGGTGCGCATCGAAGGTCCGCTCGGAACCTTCTTCCTGCGCGAGGATTCTGACCGTCCGATTCTCATGATGGCCGGCGGCACCGGCTTCGCACCGCTGCAGGGCATGTTGGAACACGTGTTCGCGCAGGCAATCGACCGGCCGATCCATCTCTATTGGGGCACGCGCAGCCGCGAGGATCTTTATCGCGATGAGCAGGTTCGCGCCTGGTGTGCCGAGCATACGCAACTGCGCTACACACCGGTGCTTTCAGAGGCCCTTGACGACACGACGTGGGAGGGCGAACGCGGTTGGGTGCATGAAACGCTGTTGCGCGACTATCCCGATTTGAGCGCGCACGACGTGTATATGAGTGGGCCACCGCCGATGATCGCGGCTGCCAGGCCGCTCTTTCTGGCTCATGGATTGCCGGAAACGCAGTTGTTTTTTGACAGCTTTGAATTCGCAGAGGATGCAGTCGAGTAG
- a CDS encoding heme biosynthesis HemY N-terminal domain-containing protein, which yields MKLLLIALLAMILTGAAVQWALHEPGYVLLAWGHWSVELSLVLFVVLLGAAFIVLYALLRIVIRTWIAPADIARRLHRSRAERARRQLIKGLLEFAEGRWNQAERLLLRSAPHSDTPLLNYLAAAHAAHRMQDYDRRDLYLRKAIESDPKAEIAVELSQAQLQLDRGQTEQALATLRHLREIAPDHAYVVRLLGKLYLELKDWGELERLLPRLRRSTRISPERVNELENRIVRGLFEHARERHDLSALKQAWEALPRKSRKRPELLGLYARELAALGEPMQAERLLARTLNGQWDETLAACYGDIRSSDPAQQLKTAEAWLSARPHNGTLLLSLARLSAAAQLWGKARSYYEASLAEAPGVSAYFELGELLMRLEETEAATHAYREGLRLSLEGHTDRLEGPILSRSTAAVARIPNMRLNDAEDAYTA from the coding sequence ATGAAACTGCTCCTGATCGCCCTGCTTGCGATGATCCTCACCGGCGCCGCGGTGCAATGGGCGCTGCACGAACCCGGCTACGTGCTGCTGGCCTGGGGTCACTGGTCAGTCGAGCTTTCGCTGGTACTGTTCGTCGTGCTCCTTGGCGCCGCCTTCATTGTGCTCTACGCATTGCTGCGCATCGTCATCCGTACCTGGATCGCACCGGCCGACATCGCCCGCCGACTGCATCGCTCACGCGCCGAACGGGCACGGCGCCAGTTGATCAAGGGCTTGCTCGAATTCGCCGAGGGCCGCTGGAACCAGGCCGAGCGCCTGTTGCTCCGCAGCGCACCGCATAGCGACACGCCGCTGCTGAACTACCTGGCTGCGGCCCACGCAGCACATCGCATGCAGGACTATGACCGCCGCGATCTCTACCTGCGCAAAGCCATCGAAAGCGACCCCAAGGCGGAAATCGCCGTCGAATTATCGCAAGCGCAACTGCAGCTCGACCGCGGACAAACCGAACAGGCCCTGGCCACGTTGCGCCATTTGCGCGAAATAGCCCCGGATCATGCCTACGTAGTGCGCCTGCTCGGCAAGCTGTATCTCGAACTCAAGGACTGGGGCGAACTCGAACGTCTGCTGCCCCGCCTCAGGCGCAGTACGCGAATCAGCCCGGAACGCGTCAACGAGCTGGAAAACCGCATCGTGCGCGGCCTCTTCGAGCACGCGCGCGAGCGCCACGATCTGAGTGCATTGAAACAGGCTTGGGAAGCTCTCCCGCGCAAGAGCCGCAAACGCCCCGAACTGCTCGGACTCTACGCGCGCGAACTCGCCGCGCTGGGCGAACCGATGCAGGCGGAACGTCTGCTGGCACGAACACTCAACGGACAATGGGACGAAACGCTGGCAGCCTGCTATGGCGATATCCGCAGTTCCGACCCGGCGCAGCAACTCAAGACAGCCGAGGCCTGGCTGAGTGCACGCCCTCACAATGGCACGCTTTTGCTGAGTCTGGCCCGCCTGAGTGCAGCCGCGCAGCTCTGGGGCAAAGCGCGCAGTTACTACGAAGCCAGCCTGGCAGAAGCCCCTGGCGTATCCGCCTACTTCGAACTGGGCGAGCTACTGATGAGACTGGAGGAAACCGAGGCGGCCACCCACGCCTACCGCGAGGGCCTGCGCCTGTCCCTCGAAGGCCATACCGATCGTCTGGAAGGACCGATCCTCAGCCGCAGCACGGCAGCAGTGGCACGCATTCCAAACATGCGACTGAACGATGCGGAAGACGCCTATACGGCCTGA
- a CDS encoding uroporphyrinogen-III C-methyltransferase has protein sequence MSETEDSRPARPDTPPRRIETPARKDAPQGPADATQKPRRSGATLAAIFLSLIAILITLGGLGAGYWAWRQLHAQQLAQTQDASTLQTQIAAAQAQLRNRVSQQAVATLRSEVSALQQQVQTQTRTIDTLNKAIERIRTLAQRDPRGWRVAEVEYLMRIARYRLDLMGDYAGSIAALQAANRQLAVLADPNLLPVRQALAHEIVTLQDFKQPDRVGIMLELAQLANHLDGLAPPRPTLGGTPVSSAHSPAQGGWRGLLETVWSAISSHIVVRHYNQPIQGMPDAEALLYMNQVLRLRLEAARLAVMRGNNTEYHDELKAALSWLKDHYAPHTATRLKQQLQALLKHDIAPTPPDIGRSLTLLQKLTRGTAAAGSGA, from the coding sequence ATGAGTGAAACCGAAGACAGCCGTCCGGCCCGCCCGGATACGCCGCCGCGCCGGATCGAAACCCCGGCACGGAAGGATGCGCCGCAAGGGCCGGCCGACGCCACGCAAAAACCCCGCCGTTCGGGCGCGACGCTGGCCGCGATTTTCCTCAGCCTGATCGCCATTCTGATCACTCTCGGCGGCCTCGGCGCCGGGTACTGGGCCTGGCGGCAACTGCACGCCCAGCAACTTGCGCAAACTCAAGACGCCAGCACGCTGCAGACGCAAATCGCGGCGGCGCAGGCGCAACTCAGAAACCGGGTCTCACAGCAAGCCGTCGCGACCTTGCGCAGCGAGGTCTCTGCCCTGCAGCAACAGGTGCAGACCCAGACTCGCACTATCGACACTCTCAACAAAGCCATCGAAAGAATCCGCACACTGGCGCAGCGCGACCCGCGCGGCTGGCGCGTGGCGGAAGTCGAATACCTGATGCGCATCGCCCGCTACCGGCTCGACCTGATGGGCGACTATGCCGGCAGTATCGCCGCGCTGCAGGCCGCCAACCGGCAGCTCGCCGTGCTGGCCGACCCGAACCTGCTGCCGGTCCGCCAGGCGCTGGCCCACGAAATCGTCACGCTACAGGACTTCAAGCAGCCCGATCGCGTCGGCATCATGCTCGAACTGGCGCAACTGGCGAACCACCTCGATGGACTCGCACCACCCCGGCCTACACTCGGCGGCACACCGGTCAGCTCCGCCCACTCTCCCGCGCAGGGCGGCTGGCGCGGCCTGCTTGAAACCGTCTGGTCCGCCATCTCCAGCCACATCGTCGTCCGCCACTACAACCAGCCGATCCAGGGCATGCCAGACGCCGAAGCCTTGCTGTACATGAACCAGGTACTGCGGCTGCGCCTTGAAGCGGCACGCCTCGCCGTCATGCGCGGCAACAACACCGAGTATCACGACGAACTCAAGGCCGCGCTCAGCTGGCTGAAGGACCATTACGCGCCGCACACCGCCACCCGGCTCAAGCAGCAGTTGCAAGCCCTGCTCAAGCACGATATCGCACCGACACCGCCCGACATTGGCCGATCATTGACTCTGTTGCAGAAACTGACACGCGGCACGGCAGCCGCAGGCAGCGGCGCATGA
- a CDS encoding uroporphyrinogen-III synthase, translating to MPETSERQPETASPLAGIGVVITRPEHQVEALTARITAAGGLALRFPVLEILDPTDSQRLLDVIDRLTEFDLAVFISPNAVNKAMNLVSARGGWPAGLRIAAIGAKSAKEIERYGLSVDLRPGRRFDSEALLAEPALADMTDRRVVIFRGDGGREMLGDTLRERGAQVVYANAYRRGKPNTDTGTLFYHWSRGEVGVVLVTSTEGLRNLFDMVGKLGQMWLRKTPLIVGSDRIAAAARELGHTAPICADDPSDEAMFDALLNWANKRKTVHE from the coding sequence ATGCCTGAAACCAGCGAACGCCAGCCAGAGACCGCCTCACCGCTCGCCGGTATCGGTGTCGTCATTACCCGGCCGGAACATCAGGTCGAAGCGCTCACCGCGCGGATCACCGCCGCCGGCGGCCTCGCACTGCGCTTTCCTGTACTGGAAATTCTCGATCCAACTGACAGTCAGCGGCTGCTCGACGTGATCGATCGGCTCACCGAATTCGATCTTGCCGTGTTCATCAGCCCGAACGCCGTCAACAAGGCCATGAACCTGGTCAGTGCCCGTGGCGGCTGGCCGGCGGGTCTGCGCATTGCCGCCATCGGCGCCAAGTCGGCCAAGGAAATCGAGCGTTACGGGCTGAGCGTCGACCTGCGCCCGGGCCGGCGCTTCGACAGCGAGGCACTGCTCGCGGAACCGGCATTGGCCGACATGACCGATCGGCGTGTGGTGATATTCCGCGGCGACGGCGGTCGCGAGATGCTAGGCGATACACTGCGCGAACGTGGCGCGCAAGTCGTCTATGCCAACGCCTACCGCCGCGGCAAACCAAACACCGATACCGGCACTTTGTTTTACCATTGGTCGCGAGGGGAGGTCGGCGTCGTGCTCGTGACCAGCACCGAGGGACTGCGCAATCTGTTCGACATGGTCGGCAAGCTCGGTCAGATGTGGCTGCGCAAGACGCCGCTGATCGTCGGCAGCGACCGCATCGCCGCAGCCGCCCGCGAACTGGGACACACCGCGCCGATCTGCGCCGACGACCCGAGCGACGAAGCGATGTTCGATGCCCTGCTGAACTGGGCCAATAAACGGAAAACCGTGCATGAGTGA
- the hemC gene encoding hydroxymethylbilane synthase has protein sequence MTDRLRIATRKSPLALWQAEEVARRLRALYPELAIELVGLSTRGDQLLDSPLAKIGGKGLFVKELEQAILRGEADIAVHSMKDVPIAFPDGLGLAVIMEREDPRDAFVSNTYATPADLPAQAIVGSSSLRRQMQIRSRCPQLRVESLRGNVNTRLAKLDAGAFDAIVLAAAGLQRLQLEHRISHLLTPEESLPAIGQGALGIETRLDDARVHALLAPLEHADTRLCVSAERALNARLNGGCQVPIAGYAELRDGMVYLRAMVGLPDASEVHRAEASAPPQAAEALGVELAEHLLAQGAGAVLKSLGIDTPAASAT, from the coding sequence ATGACCGATCGCCTCCGCATCGCCACGCGCAAAAGTCCGCTCGCTCTCTGGCAGGCTGAAGAAGTGGCCCGCCGCCTGCGGGCACTGTATCCCGAGCTGGCCATCGAACTGGTCGGCCTGAGCACGCGTGGCGACCAACTACTCGACAGCCCGCTGGCCAAGATCGGTGGCAAGGGCCTGTTCGTAAAGGAACTCGAACAGGCCATACTGCGCGGCGAAGCGGATATTGCCGTCCACTCGATGAAAGACGTACCGATCGCCTTCCCGGACGGTCTCGGCCTCGCCGTCATCATGGAGCGCGAGGATCCACGCGACGCCTTCGTCTCCAACACCTACGCCACCCCCGCCGACCTGCCGGCGCAGGCCATCGTCGGCAGCTCCAGCCTGCGCCGGCAGATGCAGATCCGTTCGCGCTGCCCGCAGCTGCGGGTCGAATCGCTCCGCGGCAACGTCAACACCCGCCTTGCCAAGCTCGATGCCGGCGCGTTCGACGCCATCGTGCTGGCCGCAGCCGGACTCCAGCGACTGCAACTGGAGCATCGCATCAGCCATCTCCTCACGCCTGAGGAATCGCTGCCCGCCATCGGCCAGGGCGCGCTCGGCATCGAGACACGCCTGGACGATGCCCGCGTGCACGCGCTGCTCGCCCCGCTGGAACACGCCGACACGCGCCTGTGCGTCAGTGCCGAACGCGCCCTCAACGCCCGCCTCAATGGCGGCTGCCAGGTGCCTATTGCCGGCTACGCCGAGCTACGCGACGGCATGGTCTATCTGCGTGCGATGGTGGGCCTGCCCGACGCCAGCGAAGTCCACCGCGCCGAGGCCAGCGCACCGCCACAGGCCGCCGAGGCACTCGGCGTCGAACTGGCCGAACACCTGCTCGCACAAGGCGCCGGCGCGGTTCTCAAAAGCCTCGGCATCGACACCCCCGCAGCCAGCGCCACCTGA
- the trmL gene encoding tRNA (uridine(34)/cytosine(34)/5-carboxymethylaminomethyluridine(34)-2'-O)-methyltransferase TrmL — MFNVVLYEPEIPPNTGNVIRLCANTGCRLHLIKPLGFALDDRRMRRAGLDYHEWAKMQVYESLAEFTAQVKPARVFALSTRGYTRHSAPQYRAGDTFLFGPETRGLPQSVLDAYPAQHWLRLPMRPDNRSLNLSNAVAVTVFEAWRQHDFAGGC; from the coding sequence ATGTTCAACGTCGTCCTCTACGAGCCCGAAATTCCGCCGAACACGGGCAATGTGATCCGTCTGTGCGCCAATACCGGCTGCCGGCTGCACCTTATCAAACCACTGGGCTTCGCGCTCGACGACCGCCGCATGCGCCGCGCCGGGCTGGACTACCACGAGTGGGCCAAGATGCAGGTATATGAAAGTTTGGCCGAGTTTACCGCCCAGGTGAAGCCCGCTCGCGTGTTCGCGCTCAGCACTCGCGGCTACACCCGACACAGCGCGCCGCAGTACCGCGCCGGCGACACCTTTCTGTTCGGCCCGGAAACGCGCGGACTGCCGCAAAGCGTGCTCGATGCCTATCCGGCGCAACACTGGCTGCGTCTGCCGATGCGGCCCGACAACCGCAGCCTGAACTTGTCGAACGCGGTGGCCGTCACGGTGTTCGAGGCCTGGCGCCAGCACGACTTCGCCGGCGGCTGCTAG
- a CDS encoding dihydroorotate dehydrogenase produces MNESGGDQRLTVDFCGMHFATPLVLLSGCVGFGEEYTRVAGYSNREVGAICLKGTTLEPRLGNPAHRVYETPAGMLNAIGLQNPGAHKVADSILPELDFSETRYIANVSGSTVEEYIEVTRIFDDSPIDAIEINISCPNVKEGGVAFGNDPHMSARVVEACRAVTAKPIITKLSPNQTDIAENARRCIEAGTDGFAVINTLMGMAIDIERRVPHIGNNQGGLSGPAIKPIAVLKTHQVYQVAKAHGVPIIGQGGVASAEDALEFLIAGAAAVGVGTALFYDPLILARINAGLRAYLDRHDLDHIGQVTGSLALHGSVSACG; encoded by the coding sequence ATGAATGAAAGCGGTGGCGATCAGCGCCTGACGGTGGATTTCTGCGGCATGCATTTCGCGACGCCGCTGGTGTTGCTGTCGGGCTGCGTCGGGTTCGGCGAAGAATACACGCGGGTTGCGGGGTATTCCAATCGCGAGGTCGGCGCGATCTGTCTGAAAGGCACCACCCTTGAGCCGCGCCTCGGCAATCCCGCGCACCGCGTCTACGAAACCCCGGCCGGCATGCTCAACGCCATCGGCCTGCAGAACCCCGGCGCGCACAAGGTGGCCGATTCGATCCTGCCCGAGCTGGATTTTTCCGAAACGCGCTACATCGCCAACGTGTCCGGCTCGACGGTGGAGGAGTATATCGAAGTCACGCGGATTTTCGACGACTCGCCCATCGATGCCATCGAGATCAACATCTCCTGCCCGAATGTCAAGGAAGGCGGCGTCGCCTTCGGCAATGATCCCCACATGTCAGCGCGGGTGGTCGAAGCCTGTCGCGCGGTAACGGCCAAGCCGATCATCACCAAACTCTCACCCAATCAGACCGACATCGCCGAGAACGCACGGCGCTGCATCGAGGCCGGCACCGATGGCTTTGCCGTCATCAACACCCTGATGGGCATGGCCATCGACATCGAGCGGCGGGTGCCGCATATCGGTAACAACCAGGGCGGTTTATCGGGTCCGGCGATCAAGCCGATCGCCGTGCTCAAGACGCATCAGGTCTATCAGGTCGCCAAAGCGCACGGCGTGCCGATCATCGGTCAGGGCGGCGTCGCTTCGGCCGAGGACGCCCTGGAGTTCCTGATTGCCGGCGCGGCGGCGGTGGGCGTGGGCACGGCCCTGTTTTACGACCCGTTGATTCTGGCCAGGATCAACGCAGGGCTGCGCGCCTACCTCGACCGCCATGACTTGGATCACATCGGTCAGGTGACCGGCAGTCTCGCGCTGCATGGGTCGGTCAGCGCCTGTGGTTAG
- a CDS encoding ureidoglycolate lyase, which translates to MPAPEDVRAYVIDGGRGINLAPGVWHHPLISMADGDYLVIERADPSRNLEVHTLSASLQLSLWAEDA; encoded by the coding sequence ATCCCCGCGCCCGAAGACGTGCGCGCCTATGTCATCGACGGCGGACGCGGAATCAACCTTGCACCCGGCGTCTGGCACCATCCGCTGATCTCCATGGCCGACGGCGATTACCTCGTTATCGAACGCGCCGATCCGAGCCGCAATCTGGAGGTACACACGCTGAGCGCATCCTTGCAGTTATCGCTTTGGGCCGAAGACGCTTGA
- a CDS encoding RbsD/FucU family protein — translation MLKNLSRLHTPDLLHALASMGHGDEIVLVDANYPAASLAQRLVCLYGANLPEIVDACLQLMPLDGFADQPALRMEVVGTPAQIPDIQQECQALIDLHEGTGRFTLGGIERQAFYSRSREAYAIVATGEQRPYGCIILKKGVILPS, via the coding sequence ATGCTCAAGAACCTGTCACGTCTGCACACGCCTGACCTGCTCCACGCGCTGGCATCGATGGGGCATGGCGATGAGATCGTGCTCGTCGACGCCAACTATCCAGCCGCCTCCTTGGCGCAGCGCCTAGTATGCCTCTATGGCGCAAACCTGCCAGAAATAGTGGACGCATGCCTGCAACTAATGCCGCTGGACGGTTTCGCAGACCAGCCGGCACTGCGCATGGAAGTGGTCGGCACACCCGCGCAGATACCCGATATCCAACAAGAATGCCAGGCGCTTATCGATCTCCACGAGGGGACCGGTCGATTCACGCTCGGCGGCATCGAACGCCAAGCGTTCTATAGCCGCTCGCGGGAAGCCTATGCCATCGTCGCAACCGGTGAACAGCGTCCGTACGGCTGTATCATCCTCAAGAAAGGCGTGATCCTGCCGAGTTGA
- a CDS encoding ABC transporter permease — translation MGIHTKTSDVDKLVGLQRVKHVVINNGVLIGFIVLVVGLSLTTPYFLTTANLFSILVQSAPYVLLAIGELVVVLVAGIDLSVGAMAGLSGAVAATLMARLGLPWPLALLGALIATSGVGALQGAVVNYLRVTDFIATLAGLSIFSSLTLIITQGNPISINADGFNALGQARLLGVPAQVWIAVCVIVGAWFWLAKTASGQHIYAVGGNRIAAYRSGIAVRQLRTAAYAFSGLCSGIAGIVFAAQLGSADPNAGRGDELTAIAAVVIGGVSLFGGRGTVWGAVMGALLIATILDALVLLNVPPYYTQLVQGFVILLAVMLDYLKRRDHAV, via the coding sequence ATGGGAATACACACAAAAACGTCGGATGTCGATAAGCTCGTTGGTTTGCAACGCGTCAAGCACGTCGTTATCAACAACGGCGTTCTGATCGGCTTCATCGTGCTGGTCGTCGGCCTGTCGCTGACGACGCCGTATTTCCTGACCACGGCCAATCTGTTCAGCATTCTCGTGCAAAGCGCGCCGTACGTGCTCCTGGCTATCGGCGAACTGGTTGTCGTTCTGGTGGCGGGCATCGACCTGTCGGTCGGTGCGATGGCGGGACTTTCCGGCGCCGTCGCGGCTACGCTAATGGCCCGTCTCGGCCTGCCCTGGCCGCTCGCCCTGCTTGGGGCGTTGATCGCGACCAGCGGCGTCGGTGCACTGCAGGGCGCCGTGGTCAACTATCTGCGGGTAACCGACTTCATTGCCACACTCGCGGGTTTATCGATTTTCAGCAGCCTGACCCTTATCATCACCCAGGGCAATCCGATCAGCATCAACGCAGACGGTTTCAATGCCCTAGGCCAGGCCCGACTGCTGGGTGTGCCGGCGCAGGTCTGGATCGCCGTATGCGTGATCGTTGGTGCCTGGTTCTGGCTTGCCAAGACTGCATCAGGACAGCATATCTACGCCGTTGGCGGCAACCGCATCGCCGCCTACCGTTCCGGCATCGCAGTGCGCCAGCTGCGCACTGCGGCCTATGCTTTCAGCGGCCTGTGCAGTGGTATCGCCGGGATTGTCTTCGCTGCGCAACTGGGCAGTGCCGATCCGAACGCCGGCCGCGGCGACGAGCTGACCGCGATCGCCGCCGTCGTGATCGGCGGCGTCAGCCTGTTCGGCGGACGTGGCACAGTGTGGGGCGCAGTGATGGGCGCGCTGCTGATCGCGACCATTCTCGACGCCCTGGTGCTACTGAACGTGCCGCCGTACTACACCCAGCTGGTGCAAGGCTTCGTCATCCTGCTCGCCGTGATGCTCGACTACCTCAAACGTCGCGACCACGCCGTTTAG
- a CDS encoding ATP-binding cassette domain-containing protein, whose amino-acid sequence MSNTAKPLLVLSGITKRFGAVEALRNVDLDVRAGEVVALLGDNGAGKSTLIKIVSGAHPPSGGSMLFDGKAVRQFDPRHAREIGIETIYQDLALAENLNVGANIFLGRELRQHRLGLPMLDRARMREEATQALEQLDIHIPDLNQPVGELSGGQRQAVAVARAVYWHAKLVIMDEPTAAVGVGEHEAILQLIARLAEHGVAVILITHTMADVWRVADRIVVLTRGAKALEGTPTGLGEDAVVRSMLFGRQQA is encoded by the coding sequence GTGTCTAACACCGCAAAGCCCTTGCTGGTGCTGTCTGGCATCACCAAGCGCTTCGGCGCCGTCGAGGCGCTGAGGAACGTCGACCTCGACGTGCGGGCAGGCGAAGTCGTCGCCTTGCTCGGTGACAACGGCGCCGGCAAATCGACGCTGATCAAAATAGTCTCCGGCGCACATCCACCGAGCGGCGGAAGCATGCTCTTCGATGGCAAGGCGGTGCGCCAGTTCGATCCGCGCCACGCGCGCGAAATCGGTATCGAGACGATATACCAGGACCTCGCCCTCGCAGAGAATCTCAACGTCGGCGCCAACATCTTTCTCGGTCGCGAACTCCGCCAGCATCGCCTGGGGTTGCCCATGCTCGATCGCGCACGCATGCGCGAGGAAGCGACGCAGGCACTGGAGCAGCTCGACATCCACATCCCCGATCTGAATCAGCCGGTCGGGGAGCTTTCCGGCGGACAGCGCCAGGCCGTCGCGGTCGCCCGAGCCGTGTACTGGCACGCCAAGCTGGTCATCATGGATGAGCCGACCGCCGCCGTCGGCGTCGGCGAACACGAAGCGATTCTGCAGTTGATCGCCCGACTGGCCGAGCACGGCGTGGCGGTAATCCTGATCACGCACACCATGGCCGATGTATGGCGTGTGGCAGATCGCATTGTCGTGCTGACGCGTGGCGCAAAGGCCCTGGAAGGCACCCCTACCGGGCTCGGCGAGGATGCAGTAGTACGTTCGATGTTGTTCGGGAGACAGCAAGCATAA